A genomic region of Dermacentor andersoni chromosome 9, qqDerAnde1_hic_scaffold, whole genome shotgun sequence contains the following coding sequences:
- the LOC140213337 gene encoding uncharacterized protein codes for MEATPYTLQAYDWPFVNERPITFAQPLPSVCVCANCEVFAADAAMLPCRHTLCGRCLKDACDGHSSEHRHPSGWCPLDGEYFVDEEAVDVYFPLEYLVVLPVQCFLAGLGCPFDGVLGDLQDHLQECLFGTRAFELTTRCV; via the coding sequence ATGGAAGCGACCCCGTACACCCTTCAAGCGTACGACTGGCCATTCGTGAACGAGCGACCCATCACCTTCGCGCAGCCGTTGCCCTCGGTGTGCGTCTGCGCGAACTGCGAGGTGTTTGCGGCAGATGCTGCGATGCTTCCGTGCCGTCACACCTTGTGCGGTCGGTGCCTCAAAGACGCTTGTGATGGCCACAGCAGCGAACACAGGCACCCTTCCGGCTGGTGTCCCCTCGACGGTGAATACTTTGTGGACGAAGAGGCCGTTGACGTGTACTTCCCTCTGGAGTATCTTGTGGTACTGCCGGTGCAGTGTTTCCTTGCCGGTTTGGGCTGCCCGTTCGACGGAGTGCTTGGAGATCTTCAGGATCACCTGCAGGAATGCCTCTTCGGAACCAGGGCCTTCGAGTTGACGACTCGGTGTGTGTAG